In Pseudofrankia saprophytica, one genomic interval encodes:
- a CDS encoding flavin reductase family protein, with translation MPNRIPSPSSPRAASRTPGDSRDDAGAEAMRLAFRRHAAGVTIVTMSGQRGPVGFTATSVASLSERPPLLALALSVRSSIAPTLRAAETLIVHLLSRDQQDLAARFALPGADRFAAPTRWRRLDTGEPLLLDATTWLRCRIRDRSATGDHWLVVAEILESRVDPTAEPLVYHDGGYGTVLKHDDGPGTGGKPAGGGATSTAGTAGGAGNANAAGKAASTGKASAAGKAAAGKADGGRSRRDGGGKAAEGDLGIRGRSPSGP, from the coding sequence ATGCCGAATCGCATACCGTCGCCGTCATCGCCCCGGGCGGCGTCCCGGACCCCGGGCGACAGCCGCGACGACGCCGGCGCCGAGGCGATGCGCCTTGCCTTCCGGCGGCACGCGGCGGGCGTCACGATCGTGACGATGTCCGGGCAGCGCGGTCCGGTGGGCTTCACCGCGACCTCGGTGGCCTCCCTGTCCGAGCGCCCCCCGTTGCTCGCGCTGGCGTTGTCGGTCCGGTCGTCGATCGCGCCGACGCTGCGCGCCGCCGAGACGCTCATCGTTCACCTGCTCTCCCGGGACCAGCAGGACCTCGCCGCGCGCTTCGCCCTGCCGGGCGCCGATCGGTTCGCCGCGCCCACCCGCTGGCGTCGGCTCGACACCGGCGAACCGCTGCTGCTCGACGCGACCACCTGGCTGCGCTGCCGAATTCGGGATCGCTCCGCCACGGGCGACCACTGGCTGGTGGTCGCGGAGATCCTCGAAAGCCGGGTCGATCCCACGGCGGAGCCGCTCGTCTACCACGACGGCGGCTACGGCACCGTCCTCAAACACGACGACGGCCCCGGGACCGGCGGTAAGCCGGCCGGCGGCGGGGCGACCAGCACGGCCGGGACGGCCGGCGGCGCGGGGAATGCCAACGCCGCGGGGAAAGCCGCCTCCACCGGCAAAGCCAGCGCCGCGGGGAAGGCCGCGGCGGGCAAGGCCGACGGCGGCCGGAGCCGGAGGGACGGCGGCGGAAAGGCCGCCGAGGGCGATCTCGGCATTCGCGGCCGGTCGCCGTCCGGCCCCTGA
- a CDS encoding SAM-dependent methyltransferase — translation MATSSRQPVPHPARMYDYYLGGKDNYPADREAAEKPLAVLPNARIVAAEGRAFMHRTTRYLAREAGIRQFLDIGTGIPTSPNLHEVAQAIAPDARVLYVDNDPSVLTHARALLTGTSIGRTAYLDADLRQPEKILGSAELADTLDLSKPVALSLIGIFHFIPDTDDPYGLIRAYLDALPSGSYLTLSQFTADLAPEEAARAAEVYHRSGLPAVARSREQIARFFDGLEPVDPGVALIHRWRPDEAGTADEPTDAQVSAYGALARKP, via the coding sequence CTGGCCACGAGTAGTCGTCAGCCTGTCCCCCACCCGGCCCGGATGTACGACTACTACCTGGGCGGCAAGGACAACTATCCGGCGGACCGCGAGGCGGCTGAGAAGCCGTTGGCCGTGCTGCCCAACGCGCGGATCGTGGCGGCGGAGGGTCGGGCGTTCATGCACCGCACCACCCGCTACCTGGCCCGTGAGGCCGGCATCCGTCAGTTTCTCGACATCGGCACCGGCATCCCGACCTCGCCGAACCTGCACGAGGTCGCGCAGGCGATCGCCCCGGACGCCCGGGTGCTCTACGTGGACAACGACCCGAGCGTGCTCACGCACGCCCGGGCGTTGCTCACCGGCACCTCGATCGGCCGCACCGCCTACCTGGACGCCGACCTGCGGCAACCGGAGAAGATCCTCGGCTCGGCCGAGCTGGCCGACACGTTGGACCTCTCGAAGCCGGTCGCCCTGTCCCTGATCGGGATCTTCCACTTCATCCCGGACACCGACGACCCCTACGGGCTGATCCGCGCCTACCTCGACGCCCTGCCGTCGGGGAGTTACCTGACGTTGAGCCAGTTCACCGCCGACCTGGCACCGGAGGAGGCCGCCCGTGCGGCCGAGGTCTACCACCGCAGCGGCCTGCCCGCCGTCGCTCGCTCCCGGGAGCAGATCGCGCGGTTCTTCGACGGCCTGGAACCCGTTGATCCCGGTGTCGCGCTCATTCACCGCTGGCGCCCGGACGAGGCTGGCACCGCGGACGAGCCGACCGACGCACAGGTCAGCGCCTACGGCGCCCTCGCGCGCAAACCGTGA